A single genomic interval of Malania oleifera isolate guangnan ecotype guangnan chromosome 13, ASM2987363v1, whole genome shotgun sequence harbors:
- the LOC131146533 gene encoding actin-depolymerizing factor 12-like isoform X1 gives MERGDERVFAVNMIRPRKLQMGEFTSHRPLFSSSKISSSPRFPLPQKPTPLILFPITQHKIHLSSSPLLSHSLFLFLFVSLPLSSIFLSHASYLQLWNNMANSASGMAVDDECKLKFLDLKAKRSYRYIVFKIENQKVMVEKLGTPEESYDNFTDSLPPNECRYAVYDFDFTTDENCQKSKIFFIAWSPDISKVRMKMVYASSKDRFKRELDGIQVELQATDPSEMSLDIVKGRAL, from the exons ATGGAACGTGGCGACGAGAGAGTGTTTGCTGTGAACATGATCAGACCACGAAAACTGCAAATGGGGGAGTTCACGAGTCACCGCCCTTTATTTTCTTCCTCAAAAATCTCTTCTTCCCCGCGTTTTCCTCTTCCCCAAAAACCCACACCTCTCATTCTCTTCCCAATAACACAGCACAAGATCCATCTCtcttcctctcctctcctctcccaTTCTTTgttcctttttctttttgtttccctCCCCCTCTCATCCATTTTCCTTTCGCACGCCTCCTATCTCCAGCTCTGGAACAACATG GCGAACTCGGCGTCTGGAATGGCTGTGGACGATGAGTGTAAACTCAAATTCTTGGATCTAAAAGCAAAGAGGAGCTATCGCTACATTGTTTTCAAGATTGAGAATCAAAAGGTGATGGTGGAGAAGCTGGGAACACCTGAAGAAAGCTATGATAACTTCACTGATTCACTGCCCCCTAATGAGTGCCGCTATGCGGTCTATGACTTCGATTTCACAACTGATGAAAACTGCCAAAAAAGCAAGATTTTCTTCATTGCATG GTCACCCGATATATCTAAGGTGCGAATGAAGATGGTCTATGCCAGCTCCAAGGATAGATTCAAGAGGGAATTGGATGGCATTCAAGTTGAGTTGCAAGCGACAGATCCCAGTGAAATGAGCCTCGACATTGTAAAAGGGCGAGCACTTTAA
- the LOC131146533 gene encoding actin-depolymerizing factor 12-like isoform X2 codes for MEWGMHANSASGMAVDDECKLKFLDLKAKRSYRYIVFKIENQKVMVEKLGTPEESYDNFTDSLPPNECRYAVYDFDFTTDENCQKSKIFFIAWSPDISKVRMKMVYASSKDRFKRELDGIQVELQATDPSEMSLDIVKGRAL; via the exons ATGGAGTGGGGAATGCAT GCGAACTCGGCGTCTGGAATGGCTGTGGACGATGAGTGTAAACTCAAATTCTTGGATCTAAAAGCAAAGAGGAGCTATCGCTACATTGTTTTCAAGATTGAGAATCAAAAGGTGATGGTGGAGAAGCTGGGAACACCTGAAGAAAGCTATGATAACTTCACTGATTCACTGCCCCCTAATGAGTGCCGCTATGCGGTCTATGACTTCGATTTCACAACTGATGAAAACTGCCAAAAAAGCAAGATTTTCTTCATTGCATG GTCACCCGATATATCTAAGGTGCGAATGAAGATGGTCTATGCCAGCTCCAAGGATAGATTCAAGAGGGAATTGGATGGCATTCAAGTTGAGTTGCAAGCGACAGATCCCAGTGAAATGAGCCTCGACATTGTAAAAGGGCGAGCACTTTAA
- the LOC131146533 gene encoding uncharacterized protein LOC131146533 isoform X3, with product MVNKRQKLARKRFKEANPELFPKPEPTPPKDPNKKKKKKRGTFKRIRKESIGPEKSKKSAFRKHPLRVPGMRPGESCYICKAKDHIAKHCPEKAQWEKNKICLLCRHRGHTLKNCPNKGDEAADKKLCFNCGQTGHSLSACPQPLEDGGSKFATCFICSEKGHLSKNCPKNSHGVYPKGGCCKTCGEVTHLAKDCPNKGSKNFAAAANGVGNASVNWEERPRGQVTKFVSGDDLDDDFITDDTYKSKNETYKTIAQANSASGMAVDDECKLKFLDLKAKRSYRYIVFKIENQKVMVEKLGTPEESYDNFTDSLPPNECRYAVYDFDFTTDENCQKSKIFFIAWSPDISKVRMKMVYASSKDRFKRELDGIQVELQATDPSEMSLDIVKGRAL from the exons ATGGTGAACAAAAGACAGAAACTAGCTCGCAAGCGGTTCAAAGAAGCCAATCCTGAACTGTTCCCGAAACCAGAGCCCACACCCCCAAAAGACccaaacaagaagaagaagaaaaagaggggCACTTTCAAGCGCATAAGAAAAGAGTCTATAGGACCCGAGAAATCTAAAAAATCAGCCTTCAGAAAGCACCCTCTTAGGGTTCCTGGTATGCGGCCTGGTGAGAGCTGCTACATCTGCAAAGCCAAGGACCATATTGCCAAGCATTGCCCTGAGAAAGCTCAGTGGGAGAAGAATAAG ATATGTTTGCTTTGCCGGCACCGTGGGCACACTCTCAAGAATTGTCCTAACAAAGGCGATGAAGCTGCAGATAAGAAATTGTGTTTTAATTGTGGGCAAACTGGACATTCTCTGTCAGCTTGTCCCCAGCCTCTTGAAGATG GGGGGTCAAAATTTGCTACTTGCTTTATCTGCAGTGAAAAAGGACACTTAAGTAAAAACTGTCCCAAAAACTCACATGGGGTTTATCCTAAG GGTGGTTGTTGTAAAACTTGTGGAGAAGTAACACATTTGGCAAAAGATTGTCCTAACAAAGGAAGCAAGAATTTTGCTGCTGCTGCTAATGGAGTGGGGAATGCAT CAGTCAATTGGGAAGAAAGGCCAAGAGGACAGGTGACAAAGTTTGTAAGCGGAGACGATCTAGATGATGACTTTATTACAGACGATACTTATAAAAGTAAGAACGaaacatata AAACTATTGCGCAGGCGAACTCGGCGTCTGGAATGGCTGTGGACGATGAGTGTAAACTCAAATTCTTGGATCTAAAAGCAAAGAGGAGCTATCGCTACATTGTTTTCAAGATTGAGAATCAAAAGGTGATGGTGGAGAAGCTGGGAACACCTGAAGAAAGCTATGATAACTTCACTGATTCACTGCCCCCTAATGAGTGCCGCTATGCGGTCTATGACTTCGATTTCACAACTGATGAAAACTGCCAAAAAAGCAAGATTTTCTTCATTGCATG GTCACCCGATATATCTAAGGTGCGAATGAAGATGGTCTATGCCAGCTCCAAGGATAGATTCAAGAGGGAATTGGATGGCATTCAAGTTGAGTTGCAAGCGACAGATCCCAGTGAAATGAGCCTCGACATTGTAAAAGGGCGAGCACTTTAA